The proteins below are encoded in one region of Macaca nemestrina isolate mMacNem1 chromosome 10, mMacNem.hap1, whole genome shotgun sequence:
- the LOC105494228 gene encoding vacuolar protein sorting-associated protein 37B isoform X2 encodes MTLASNRSLAEGNLLYQPQLDTLKARLTQKYQELQVLFEAYQIKKTKLDRQSSSASLETLLALLQAEGAKIEEDTENMAEKFLDGELPLDSFIDVYQSKRKLAHMRRVKIEKLQEMVLKGQRLPQALAPLPPRLPELAPTAPLPYPAPEASGPPTVAPRRIPPPPPPVPAGRLATPFTAAMSSGQAVQYPGLQCPPLPPRVGLATQQGFSSQFMSPYPPALPQRPPPRLPPHQPGFILQ; translated from the exons ATGACACTTGCCAGCAACCGGAGCCTGgcagaaggaaaccttctgtACCAGCCCCAGCTGGACACATTGAAAGCACGCTTGACCCAGAAATACCAGGAACTCCAGGTTCTCTTTGAAGCCTATCAGATAAAGAAGACCAAATTAG ACAGACAGTCTAGCAGTGCTTCCTTGGAGACCCTGTTAGCACTTCTTCAAGCAGAAGGGGCCAAGATTGAGGAAGACACTGAG AACATGGCAGAGAAGTTTCTGGATGGAGAACTTCCTCTGGATTCCTTCATTGACGTCTATCAGAGCAAACGGAAACTGGCCCACATGCGACGGGTGAAAATCGAGAAGCTCCAGGAGATGGTGCTGAAGGGGCAGAGACTCCCGCAGGCCCTGGCCCCGCTGCCCCCCAGGCTGCCCGAACTGGCACCTACCGCCCCCCTTCCCTACCCTGCCCCAGAGGCCAGTGGGCCCCCCACCGTTGCACCTCGGCGcatcccaccaccaccacccccagtgCCTGCAGGACGCTTAGCCACCCCGTTTACTGCGGCCATGAGCTCGGGACAGGCCGTGCAGTACCCAGGATTACAGTGCCCGCCCCTGCCCCCCCGCGTGGGCCTCGCCACTCAGCAAGGATTCTCTTCGCAGTTCATGTCCCCGTATCCGCCGGCTCTCCCCCAGAGACCCCCGCCCCGGCTCCCTCCGCACCAGCCGGGTTTCATCCTCCAGTGA